In Delphinus delphis chromosome 11, mDelDel1.2, whole genome shotgun sequence, one genomic interval encodes:
- the KCNJ8 gene encoding ATP-sensitive inward rectifier potassium channel 8: protein MLARKSIIPEEYVLARIAAENLRKPRIRDRLPKARFIAKSGACNLAHKNIREQGRFLQDIFTTLVDLKWRHTLVIFTMSFLCSWLLFAIMWWLVAFAHGDIYAYMEKSGMEKSGLESTVCVTNVRSFTSAFLFSIEVQVTIGFGGRMMTEECPLAITVLILQNIVGLIINAVMLGCIFMKTAQAHRRAETLIFSRHAVIAVRNGKLCFMFRVGDLRKSMIISASVRIQVVKKTTTPEGEVVPIHQLDIPVDNPLESNNIFLVAPLIICHVIDKRSPLYDISATDLANQDLEVIVILEGVVETTGITTQARTSYIAEEIQWGHRFVSIVTEEEGVYSVDYSKFGNTVKVAAPRCSARELDEKPSILIQTLQKSELSHQNSLRKRNSMRRNNSMRRNNSIRRNNSSLMVPKVQFMTPEGNQNTSES, encoded by the exons ATGTTGGCCAGAAAGAGCATCATCCCCGAGGAGTATGTGCTGGCGCGCATAGCCGCGGAGAACCTGCGCAAACCGCGCATCAGGGACCGCCTGCCCAAGGCCCGCTTCATCGCCAAGAGCGGGGCCTGCAACCTGGCGCACAAGAACATCCGGGAGCAAGGACGGTTCCTCCAGGACATCTTCACTACCTTGGTGGACCTGAAATGGCGCCACACCCTGGTCATCTTTACCATGTCGTTCCTCTGCAGCTGGCTGCTCTTCGCCATCATGTGGTGGCTGGTGGCCTTTGCCCACGGGGACATCTATGCTTACATGGAGAAAAGTGGGATGGAGAAAAGTGGCTTGGAGTCCACCGTGTGTGTGACTAACGTCAG gtctttcacctctgcTTTCCTCTTCTCCATTGAAGTTCAAGTGACAATTGGGTTTGGCGGGAGAATGATGACAGAGGAATGCCCTCTGGCCATCACAGTCCTGATTCTCCAGAACATTGTGGGTTTGATCATCAATGCAGTCATGTTGGGCTGCATATTCATGAAAACAGCCCAGGCTCACCGAAGGGCGGAAACCTTGATTTTCAGCCGCCATGCGGTGATCGCAGTCCGAAATGGCAAACTGTGTTTCATGTTCCGTGTGGGCGACCTAAGGAAAAGCATGATCATCAGTGCATCGGTGCGCATCCAGGTGGTGAAGAAAACCACGACACCCGAAGGGGAGGTGGTGCCTATTCACCAACTAGACATTCCCGTTGATAACCCCCTTGAGAGTAATAACATTTTTCTGGTGGCCCCTTTGATCATCTGCCACGTGATTGACAAGCGCAGCCCCTTGTATGATATCTCCGCCACTGACCTTGCCAACCAAGACCTGGAGGTCATCGTGATTCTGGAAGGAGTGGTCGAAACTACTGGCATTACTACCCAAGCGAGAACCTCCTACATCGCTGAGGAGATCCAATGGGGCCATCGCTTCGTGTCCATCGTAACCGAGGAGGAAGGCGTGTATTCCGTGGATTACTCCAAATTTGGCAACACCGTGAAGGTAGCGGCTCCGAGGTGCAGCGCCCGAGAGCTGGACGAAAAGCCTTCCATTCTTATCCAAACCCTCCAGAAGAGTGAACTGTCCCACCAGAATTCTCTGAGGAAGCGCAATTCCATGAGAAGAAACAATTCCATGAGGAGGAATAATTCCATCCGCCGGAACAATTCATCCCTCATGGTGCCCAAGGTGCAATTTATGACTCCAGAAGGAAATCAGAACACGTCGGAATCCTGA